CGCCCAAGACTTCAGGTGACTGATTGAGCGGAATACGCACACAAAACCTCCCTTCGCTGTTGCGTGTAGTAGTGCGAATGAAGTGTTCCTCGCATGCACGTTCTTCCTCAGTCTGCGCGTCTCTGATCTTAGGTAATTCCTCGATCTCCCAGAACAATCGAAGTTGCGTATCTAAGGCGTTAGTTAAATTGCAATGTATTTGCGTATTTTTTTGCGTGTAACTATTGTTAATTGGACCAGAAATAATCCAACCTAAGCTGGTATTTTGTAAGTACGGACCATTAGGTAGTCGAATCTTTCCTTCTCCTAATAGATCCCAAAACAGGTCTGCGCCTATTAAGATGTCAATGGGTTTAGAACCTAAAAAATCAGGATCGGCCCACCGTATGTTGTCTGGAATACAGAACTGCGCGCCTAATTGACATACGATGGGCACCGAGGCTGTGATTTTCGATAGCACGTAACAATGAATGCGCGTAGTGAACGTATTATCGATGCAAGACTTAACAACGATGTTACAAGCTTGAGTAGAATGTATGACCGTATCACCTACGCCTCGTACTTCGTTTGTGGACTGTATTAATCGCGTATTTAATAATTGgcataataattttgaaataaagcaCCGTTGGCTTCCGCTGTCGAGTAGTGCTCGCGCTTTATGATAGGTACCATGTACATCGGCTACTTCGACAACAGCCGTGGATAATAAAATAGACTGCACACTTACAAATTCATTGCATTGTGTTTGCATGTGTGATTTGTTTACCTGGATACGAAGCGAGTCAGTGCAGGCAGCGGGGGTCGCGGGCGCGGGCACACGAGGCGCTCGCACATCATCGGTTATTTTATCTCCTTCAGTACTCGTTGTAGCATGGAACGATATATCACTAGCAGAGTTATCATTATGAATTAGCGAGTTATGTTTTTTGTCGCATTTTCTACACGGCCCAAATCTGCAGTTATTTAGTGTGTGTCCCGAACGTAAACAATTCTTACATAAATTATGTACCCGTATAAGTTTTAACTTTGATTCTAAATCGCTTTCTATAAACTTATTGCAAGAATAAAGTGGATGATTCGCGTTGCATTTAACACACAGTGCTTTACCGCGTAATTGACGATCGTACGACTTATTCGGGCTGCTGGAAACATTGCAGTGTGTTGTATAGttatatttatgttgttttttgttttcaatgatTGTTGCTGTCGTATCTTTACTATGTGAAAGCTTCAATGTTTCCAACATGTCCGCGCGATGTTTGAGAAACCGAATTAATTCATCCAACTTTATCGTATTTTTCGAATTATTTTCGTTCGAGAATAAAGTGCACTTCTGGGTCTCCCATTCGCGTTCAGTTATCCTATCTAGTTTTGACACGATAATATAATTGATCAGTATATCCCAACTGTCTGTGGGTTCACCAAGTATTTTTAGTGCGCGTAAATTCTTTGAAATAGTGTCgattaaatttctaattaaaatagGAGATTCTTTGGCTAGTGTGGGAAGAGTAAACAAAGCCTTTACGTGGTTGTGCACTAACAGCCTACAATTGTTATACCTATTTAATATCAACTCCCATGCAACCTCATAATTATCAGAAGAAAATTCGATGGAATGAATCACTAGTTCTGCATTACCCTTTAGACATGATTTTAAGTAGTGAAATTTTTGTATACTGGAAATATCATTACAATTATGAACAAGTGACGTAAATTTATCTCTGAATTCAAGCCAGTGCTCATAGGCACCGTCGAAAGTAGGCATGGAAATAGTGGGTAGTTTTACTGGTGCTTCGCGATTAGAATTGTGACAAGACTTGGAACAGCTCATGACCTCATCATTATTTAGCATAGATTCCGCGTGAGCTAATGTGCTATAGTAGCTGTTCTCAAAGAGTTCTCTTTGATCACACTGACCCGCTAATTCActttcagaaacattttcttCAATCTTTGTTTGAATGTCGTTAAATTCGGAAAACAAAGTAGCGGCACCTTGAATTCTCAACTTTAAATCTATacgaatttcattattaaagacACGTTCGTCACTATTCTCTAGCGATGTTATATGGTTTGTAAATTTAGTCAGTCTGCATTTAATTATGCCACGTTTTTTAACAAGGGCGCGAACTAGATCATTACTTTCTGCACTTAGCAGGTTGGGGGATTTATCACGAGATTTAACGGAATCAGTTGGCATATTGGTGGTAAATGAAAAGAGATGTACTTACAGTTATTAGTCAGGCAGTCTAAAACCACGACACTGgtgctagcaacgtcaccagCTTCGTGATTGACTGTAAACTTCGAAAACTCGAAACTTCTATGCGGCAATCGTACTGATATCAGTTTTGGCACAGTATTACACAAAGAGAACAGGAGGTGATGGAATGAAGGAATGATTGACCCCACCGGATTGCGTATGATATTCGATGAAAGCCAATAATACTTCGATACCGATGTGCGCTTGGTCTCCAGTTGTCCTGTGTGTAGGCCGTAGTCCAAAATTCATCCAAAGCAGCGCGTCTTCGTCTTCCAGCAAATAACTACCGCCACTTGCAATGATTCCAATGGTCGCTGAATCTTGAATTTGGCTCGATGGTCCAAAAAATGGTGCGGCTTGCGATTTTGTTTGCTGGTTGAGAGGCTTGGTGAATTTGGTTTCCgagaaataaaactgttttgtcTGTGGCGTATTTTTCTACAGTTAGGTGTTTATTGTTCGAACTTTTTTACATGAATGAAATGGTGTGTGTTACACGAATCGAGGATTGGGGGGTAAAGGGGAACAATATGGATGACCAATCGCATGACTGCAAATTTGCATATCATCGTCCTCTACTCGTCCATCAGTAATACGAGTACGATCTCGAACACTATCTCTTTTGCAGAAAAATAGCTAAAAACATAGATTAATTTTAGCGGgaaattttgtaaaaacatAACCTATTTTCACGGATTGTGAACTtggatttgaaattaatttctatcatagaatataaatttaatttcatatattttcaacTTTACATTGTGAATATAAATGAATGATGAGTGAATAAGTGCTTCAACGATGCGATTTAAATAATGGCAATGCTTTTGTGATAAAATTGTAACGCCCAGTCCGAAGTCAATTGTTGGTAGAAATGATttttcttctccatcgctccctcattgctgaggatcgtgactccgttttagcttgtcgactgtcagcctccatcggttccggttagttgcctggtgtagtgcagcgctaaatggtccgctggtttgctcggagatctggtcggaccaacgtttggggctccagcctctaggacgttttccttctactttcccagtgaccatcagacgttccaagttgtttacacctctgcgggcaacgtggccaaagtagcgcattatgagttgcagacaggtggcagacaggcgttgagcgttctccattttaaACTGATGTAGGACCGAGATGTTCGTGCGGTGGGCTGTCCATGGAACCCTTAATAGGCGgcgccagcaccacatttcaaaagcatcAAGTCTGTTTCGGTCAGCTGCTTTTATGGTCCATGTTTCTGCTCCATAGAGAGCGATTGGAAAGACCAGTGACTGCACAAGATGTATTTTGGTCCTATTCGAAATATTACGATCTTTCCAAACTTTGCTCAACTGCGTCATAGCTGTTTTAGCCATTCCAATACGTCGGCGTATTTCAGGCTCACAGCTCCCCTTATCCGTGATCACAGAACCAAGGTAGACAAACTGGTCTACGGCCTCGTATTCTGCCAAAAGGTCCGTACGCTGAATGGATGAGAAGCGGTCTACGACTAGCAGCTTGATCTTGCTTTTGTTAATTGCTAGTCCCATGTTTAGGCTATGTAGAATGTATTTAGGTAGAAATgacacatatatgtatataatgatattggttactccagaataaataaacaataaaagacttaattgcgttttccgTTACATATATGTGTATGatgagaaacaacatttaaagcccttaatctaataaaattaatatttttaaacaaattgaactttctttttactgaatataatatttactgacatattataagaaaaatcctttttataaaactaaagagtcttagactatgaaggtttttctttacatgtatGTATGTCTTCTTTCGATATCTGTAAGCGTGTAGTTGTTCACGTGTGTTATCTACACACATAACATCAGGGAAAACCTTAGCTTGAGGCCAATGAACCCGGAGCGCTtaacataacattaacattttagACAATTTCGCGtaccatttaattttttttatttaaattttcatgttaTCTTTGACTAATAAAGACGCAAGTACTTCTTTTTGTTGTTGAAATTTTGCGTTTCACGGGCTTTTTGATTACAAAATAACTTATAAAATAGcttagtattttaatttaaaaaaatataatcttttGATCGGTTTTCTTAGACAACATTAATAGTATTTTATGGTTTGATCTTGAGTTTTTTATTATCGTTCTATTTCTCTCTATCGTATCTATTTCCACTGTTAATAATTttctgatagaagagaatgagatagaaagacaaattggagaaaaagaagaagataacaTTATTTCCACTGTTTCGAATACTGCAGGATGGTCGTGGTCTACCTACGGACGACTAAAgtgttattcgtcgacatttgaatattgttctAACTACCGTCtacttttctataaaaaatattgctaAACTTTTATGTTTCGTTTCACACAGAACGGAAAGAATACCTTGAAGTTTGGCTGTTTGCTTGATTTGGGTTTTCATCTTCACGATAAGAAGATCCCAAGCGTTAGGAAAGAGCCAACCGtatactttattaaatttagggtgatttttttattcattgtttACATTagaaaaccgtaaaagtggATTATATATGTTCACATttcttttaacatatttttaatgactCTCTTAATTCTTTATTATCTGTTCAGGTGGAATATTGTAATTGATTTTACTAGCTTCTGGATATATAGCTGATagcattgatttaaatatactttCAACTCTCTGGCTGATAGAATCAAATGACAATGTAAGAAAATGCAGATTCTCGAGTTGACGTCATCTTTTACAAATATTCTGAACATTAAGGGCTAACAACACGCTAAATTCGAAAATCcacgaaatattttatttactgtaGTTGCAAAGAAATAAACGCAAATGCATGCTCGAAGCGCATTACTCTCCTTTTGagtaagtcggttaaaaaggtAAAGTTCACACGCGCAACGTATGAATAAAAGATTAGTGAAGCGAAGAAAATAGGACACACGTTCGAAACGATACACGCTACGGAGGATCGTAATATTAGCAAAGCTTAATGATAGATATATATTGAGAAATATAGTGTAAGCAACTGGGCTAAGAATATACAgcctttcaattttttatttatttattgctcagatgggtgaacgagctcacatcctacctggtgttaagtggttactgaagcctgtAGCGGACTTAGCTTAGACAGTCTGTGTCGAGTCGTCGCACAATAAACAGGTTGCAAACTGTCGTGTCTTGTTTATAATTATCACCCTACATAATATCACACACGCTCTATATAAGCACAGACTCAacaaagcccatagatatcgacaatgtaaatgcaccacccacattgagatataagttctaaggtctcaagtatagttacaacggctgccccaccctttaaaccgaaacgcattactgcttcatggcagaaataggcagggtggtggtacctacctgtgccgactcacaagatgccctaccaccattaaaaaatCTTAGCAAAAATATGTTATGTAAATTGTCCATAACGACTATATGATTGAATAGAGTAGAGCAGAAGGTCTTAAAACTGTTCAAATCCATCTACTGCTGGTGGCTCGCTTCCTTTTTTGATCCAGGTCTATGTGAAATACAAGAcgtaaattcattaaatttgaattagctCAATATAATTTGTAACCACAGGTCATTATGAGTCtgaaaagcttttttttgtttttttttattagggtGCGCGGGATATGTGGGTTTTGTCGGTCCGCTGACGAACCCGAGTACGGGGGTCCCCGCGGTCAATTATcaattcgactttttttttaagtgaaatcattttgatgattattttttatttgaaaggtGAAGCTTGAGGTTCATGatgttcaatttcaattttatcataATCTCACCATTAGTTATCCTTGATAATACATAATTAGCTTCGACTAAATAATATGgaattctcattttattttgtcgaagtCGGTTTTCTGTTTTGTTAAAATGTCCTATTCTTATCATATTGCAAGGTAGATACCGGGAATTTCGTGAAGCAATACTGcttatccgaccgcgacggggcaacgcaaggccgccgtcgccgcgtcgcccgaAATATGTCTTGTCAGATCCCCCGTATTCactcttggtgcttttaggcctcttaagcaccggtcaccgtcctcgtcaaactcttCGAATGTTCGACTAGCGtactaatccatagacacaacccactgagtttctcgccggatcttctcagtgggtcgcgtttccgatccgatggtagattctgcgactcTTGCTAGGACACTCTTGCTacgactagtgttagcaaattctctcaggttgagtccgtgagctcatctacccgtccgggcatatctggaatagcctcttagactaccagcgaataggtagggtagAAAAAGCAGTACTAAAAGTGCTTAATATAGTTTTACCCAAAACTGCCCTACGTACAATTGACATTCTGAACcttcaaaattacaaataatatcCTTCCTCAGTATAAATACCGAGTAGGATTTCaagcttatttatttttctcgcAGCAGAAACAGTTATTAACTCGAGCTGCCGCACGGTCGCAGTCAATTGTAGAACTAATTGCAAAACATTCCAACCTCTATACAACTCGTATGTTTCTGTACATTCCAATTTAGTCGATATCCCGGAGCGGCTAGGAGCAAATTTGCAATTAAAAACACCGTTGTCTAGTCTAgcctttgttttattaatttcattactaGTTCACTTATTTCACgtgcagcttgtgggctggatatactcaaagatcgtacaatgctctccgtgttcaatacaataacgcgtttagggtgctggtggtgttgccccgcttttgtagcgcatcagggatgcttggagacgcgcacatagattgtttttacgctaccatgcgtaagaggtgtgcatctctggtaaacagagtgagggccagctccaacagtatcctgagcatgatcgcaagcaggctggactgtatatacatgggtcgctgtggtgccatctcccatgggatgttaccacagtaattcattgtgatgtaaatataactactaacataggttaggttaggttaggttattaacaatttatatgagtcatggttacttgaaataaaaacattattattattattatttctatgaaTCACTATATATTTCCGCCTATCTAATTATTATGttactttttaatttatgaaaataaagagattaattacttaaaattaatgaTTAGGATTTTATTCCTTAACAGTATAAAAAAGTTCAGAATGATCTGAAATTTGTACTTTGTACTATTTGAATAATTGAGTGTCCGACATAAGTCCTTATTATCTGTCTCTCTTGTCTTCCAGATGTCTTCGGAAAGCAGAACCCGTGTGCAACAAAACGATTTGCTTCTTCACGAGGCCGTGATCAAGAATGAGCCGACGGCTGTGAGAGAAGCGCTGAAGAGACCGACGGACGTCAACTGTAGGAACAACGTGAGtccggtgtgcttagtgagagttttttaacgttctcgatagcgtaaaagttaacccaaatttgtatgcagttggaacagcgctcctagcggcaaaagtaggcaaactttccaactcaagtttgagttaacttttacgctaccgagaccgttaaaaaactcgcactaagcacactgatttataaaatggaaataatgTTAACAAATGGGAATTAGATTTGCCAATTGAACAGAATTAAAAAGCTTTACGTGAACTCAGCGATCCTCTTCCACGACATGTAAACTCTGATATGAACTCCGAAAATCACAATAATAGCAGCTATAGGTGCGAGCCTCGCTCTGCTGATATCTATAGATCGATAAGTTTTTCATCAGGttgcaataataattttcaaatagatAATATTTGAGGCAGCAGTAGGGGTGCAGACGTATTGTTTCCCATGTACCTAATAGACTTTCGATGAACCTAATTGATTACAAAGGCTTATTGACTGAAGAAAACTCAAAATTGTTTTCTCTTAAATACCGTCTACAATGCTAGCACGCATTGCAACACTCCGCTTCTGTACACACTGGAAACAACAAACTAGTTCTGTCCGTAACCGTAACGTTTAATATTGTACTACGTTTAGCAGTTTATAAACCAAACTTAATTTCACAATAGCGCGCCTAGTTTACCAACAAACTGCATATTTACACGtgaatgtaaattaattttgcAAAAGCCTTTGTTTAAAGGCCTTTCTTCATAAGAAGGCGTTTTCTTCTTCTGGTTCTcttatttcttctttatttGACCAATTTAATTGCTATGCCGGTAAAAAAAtgcatgaaaaatattttaatcgtcCTCTTAGAATCGAACGCGCAATGTAAAGCAAACAATTGTCACGAGGTCAGCGCTCTCGTAAGACGCGGGGGCCGGGAGGCGGGCAACATGTATGAATATTTCAGAAATGAAGTCAGgtcaatgatttaaaaaaattacacaaaaccGTGGTTGACCTTAATCTGGTCTTCGATGCAGCTGTAGCTTACACGTCTTACAATATCATCAATTTTACCACAAAACGAACTCTAAGAGTGTATTCATTTTTAAACTGAGAAACTTGgcaaaataaaagcaataaaacagAACAGtaatcattttttaatttttgaacgACCAacacatctatatctatactctatactaatatataaatctacagtggtttttacggatgttccgttataactactgaaccatgtatccgattgacttgaaacttggcattcacgtagaaaataaatgtacttaatggataggctaatatttatatgagtgttggactctctacaccagttgcgggggcgttaatgatgagaatttttgtggggatgagaaataataatgttaattttaaatgcccaacgaagcggacgggtacagctagttacttatatttatttcgcCGAAAATCGGTAGCCAAAAGAACTCCGTGCTCGAGTTACgccttttaaaatgtttgttcgCCACACCGAGGGCAAATGTCAACCAACAAAAGCACTTTACCACAGATTAATCAGATGACGGTAGGAttacagtttttaaataaattgtaagtaGCCAATGTtgaaaaaacatgttttaaagTCTAATACTAACTAAGTCTAACCCGGGTAAATCACTATAAGAATTAAAGttattaatcaataataattattagttaTGTCTGAATGAACTGGTATCGCGGCGATATATATACtcgcaaataaaattattagttaCCTAATTTCGTTAAGTTATTTAACAAACTCACAAATATACATTCATATTGTTATTGTCTATAATCAtaacttaatgtatttttgtaaatcaaaaactattgttacgccgataagagtaacgccatctatcgtcgaatattcaaacgaatatcgaaggatctagtaacgcttagaacgctcgagaagtagaacgccatctattgtcagataccggaaacacaatacttgaaatgtgtggaatattctcgataattctagggatgtggtatctgctataaaagcgttgcagagatgacacgcaatcaattagtaatcggaactactcgaagcgaaacagcgaacggatcacctgaagcgaagtggaagaaacgaatttagaattttaaagtgtttgtgaagtgttttatgtgtttctaagtgttgaatacagtgctaacttgtaattcggtagaattttatttatctcgaaccccagcgcgtagcacTATGATAGCTACAGAAATGTGAGTGAGACAGAAATAAAGAGATTGGAACGTTGATTCGTAtcatgaaataaaaaagaaatacataacTCTACTTAGTTAATTTTCGCTCTATGGAAACGATATAATTTTCGATGTATATTCTCGGAATGACTGAACTTCGGATTTCGGTAAAATTGTCGAAATATTTTCTAGCGGGTGATTCTGTGAAGCGATCGGACTAAAGTCAAATCAATTTGACCAACAAAACGAGCTGGGTTTGACTAGTACTTACTAAATCAACAACCATTCATGTTTTggttaatataattatgttatcCCTTCATATTAGCGTAGAGATTTTCCC
Above is a window of Bombyx mori chromosome 21, ASM3026992v2 DNA encoding:
- the LOC134200903 gene encoding uncharacterized protein LOC134200903 isoform X2, which gives rise to MPTDSVKSRDKSPNLLSAESNDLVRALVKKRGIIKCRLTKFTNHITSLENSDERVFNNEIRIDLKLRIQGAATLFSEFNDIQTKIEENVSESELAGQCDQRELFENSYYSTLAHAESMLNNDEVMSCSKSCHNSNREAPVKLPTISMPTFDGAYEHWLEFRDKFTSLVHNCNDISSIQKFHYLKSCLKGNAELVIHSIEFSSDNYEVAWELILNRYNNCRLLVHNHVKALFTLPTLAKESPILIRNLIDTISKNLRALKILGEPTDSWDILINYIIVSKLDRITEREWETQKCTLFSNENNSKNTIKLDELIRFLKHRADMLETLKLSHSKDTTATIIENKKQHKYNYTTHCNVSSSPNKSYDRQLRGKALCVKCNANHPLYSCNKFIESDLESKLKLIRVHNLCKNCLRSGHTLNNCRFGPCRKCDKKHNSLIHNDNSASDISFHATTSTEGDKITDDVRAPRVPAPATPAACTDSLRIQVNKSHMQTQCNEFVSVQSILLSTAVVEVADVHGTYHKARALLDSGSQRCFISKLLCQLLNTRLIQSTNEVRGVGDTVIHSTQACNIVVKSCIDNTFTTRIHCYVLSKITASVPIVCQLGAQFCIPDNIRWADPDFLGSKPIDILIGADLFWDLLGEGKIRLPNGPYLQNTSLGWIISGPINNSYTQKNTQIHCNLTNALDTQLRLFWEIEELPKIRDAQTEEERACEEHFIRTTTRNSEGRFCVRIPLNQSPEVLGDSYTQAERRFLALEKRLQRSPEYKRLYSNFMQEYQSLGHMTQVDSYESPCYFMPHHGVFRELSTTTKLRVVFDASAPSSSGKSLNDLQLVGPPIQGDLVSILLRFRQHKYVACADVEKMYRQCLVDEDQRSLQMILWRDEPSNPLRTFKLNTVTYGTSSAPFLSVRCLKQLAVESSDPDVTRVIQEDFYVDDYITGLDNKDKLIQLCDKTQKTLQGGCFPLRKWIFNFARDDNSQSPNQSKLLTPDKNNTPSKILGLEWRNLSDEFYFNNMQINVSMEPITKRSILSNVSQIFDPLGLLSPVIIVAKVLLQQLWLLKIGWDDTVPDHIARVWNRFVNSLQALDTIRIPRHVIGVQRMYIELHVFSDASQTAYGACIYIRTVSIDSTVSVRLLISKTKVAPLKTLSIPRLELCGALLGARLYDKVRAKWTVNKDELKPNSLVVIKDNNLPPLKWRLGRVVRTIPGSDGISRVADIRTAAGVVRRTFSKICPLFQDVDETQEH
- the LOC134200903 gene encoding uncharacterized protein LOC134200903 isoform X1, coding for MPTDSVKSRDKSPNLLSAESNDLVRALVKKRGIIKCRLTKFTNHITSLENSDERVFNNEIRIDLKLRIQGAATLFSEFNDIQTKIEENVSESELAGQCDQRELFENSYYSTLAHAESMLNNDEVMSCSKSCHNSNREAPVKLPTISMPTFDGAYEHWLEFRDKFTSLVHNCNDISSIQKFHYLKSCLKGNAELVIHSIEFSSDNYEVAWELILNRYNNCRLLVHNHVKALFTLPTLAKESPILIRNLIDTISKNLRALKILGEPTDSWDILINYIIVSKLDRITEREWETQKCTLFSNENNSKNTIKLDELIRFLKHRADMLETLKLSHSKDTTATIIENKKQHKYNYTTHCNVSSSPNKSYDRQLRGKALCVKCNANHPLYSCNKFIESDLESKLKLIRVHNLCKNCLRSGHTLNNCRFGPCRKCDKKHNSLIHNDNSASDISFHATTSTEGDKITDDVRAPRVPAPATPAACTDSLRIQVNKSHMQTQCNEFVSVQSILLSTAVVEVADVHGTYHKARALLDSGSQRCFISKLLCQLLNTRLIQSTNEVRGVGDTVIHSTQACNIVVKSCIDNTFTTRIHCYVLSKITASVPIVCQLGAQFCIPDNIRWADPDFLGSKPIDILIGADLFWDLLGEGKIRLPNGPYLQNTSLGWIISGPINNSYTQKNTQIHCNLTNALDTQLRLFWEIEELPKIRDAQTEEERACEEHFIRTTTRNSEGRFCVRIPLNQSPEVLGDSYTQAERRFLALEKRLQRSPEYKRLYSNFMQEYQSLGHMTQVDSYESPCYFMPHHGVFRELSTTTKLRVVFDASAPSSSGKSLNDLQLVGPPIQGDLVSILLRFRQHKYVACADVEKMYRQCLVDEDQRSLQMILWRDEPSNPLRTFKLNTVTYGTSSAPFLSVRCLKQLAVESSDPDVTRVIQEDFYVDDYITGLDNKDKLIQLCDKTQKTLQGGCFPLRKWIFNFARDDNSQSPNQSKLLTPDKNNTPSKILGLEWRNLSDEFYFNNMQINVSMEPITKRSILSNVSQIFDPLGLLSPVIIVAKVLLQQLWLLKIGWDDTVPDHIARVWNRFVNSLQALDTIRIPRHVIGVQRMYIELHVFSDASQTAYGACIYIRTVSIDSTVSVRLLISKTKVAPLKTLSIPRLELCGALLGARLYDKDFSPLTPSHFLIGRPLTAPVCDDVRDVPINRLQRYQRLELLRQQFWNRWTKEYISELQVRAKWTVNKDELKPNSLVVIKDNNLPPLKWRLGRVVRTIPGSDGISRVADIRTAAGVVRRTFSKICPLFQDVDETQEH